One part of the Thiothrix nivea DSM 5205 genome encodes these proteins:
- a CDS encoding putative inorganic carbon transporter subunit DabA: MNQTQAEQREYLRAAIAGLEAVLPIQAPLQDFVHFNPLMHYEHLPFAEALRLAHKHSGSLGYLPASEYRRFFRAGRITQHDVFSVLASEPDTYADRDIYLTALANDIKAISFQQMRWQVEENRALERFQSDVAYEQREKLLASTGQDETSAIHSLWEACLVKLELHYDLPHPEALLNLRLADVNEVWEHIRQQGQAGEGVADAESFIHAESRHLLHNLLDQVGETLTLRSLLLRLTNTDVMEQVLPLLERYLASWLDQGIAAMRPVTAENEGFYHFWRAAVQHDPTPWLAGMEDWGDYLDSLPDDPLEIIHQEMVRIGIHKQHWGGYLRVLALELPGWSGMFNWRASNPHYLGIPRQASLEDYLAVRLVLEHLYCRQISSRLWQVNATLHTIRGYFHHNQDEFFVRYHVWNTNLPEHLQQLALQFLDSQEDVQPPEWHQLAHQILTWNLAPETVIPVGTDIYRKAWRLFHLAQHLGMGAQAFSSLERGRIDRLLAIMQALDDPNTSGYLWLRAYEHHYQEEIFSAVLNKGVSLSTPPAAQLIFCMDDREESIRRHLEEIAPDLATLGAAGVFGLPNNWRALDADGPLKLAQPVVTAVHEFREVPAAVAAEGVFNTPLQRHQQRQRIFRWLKRLKNHRMRHNIATTTLGLPLLAAFGLLEMLGRGLLPSTYQRFIGNIQHKLSVPLKTRVAYTASGVLEYPSKEHNQIGLSQDEKVEKVAAFLKLTGLTSGFAPLVVLMAHRSRQLNNPHILGYGCGACSGRFGAPNARAFASSANEPAVRTRLEAEHGIHIPDGCWFMAADHDTTSDDVDWLDTDLIPTNHHALFQRVSQLTEQAARQSAHERCRKFASAPLHLTPEQAKRHVEGRATSPDQTRAELGHQGCAVAFIGRRSLSQGVFWDRRSFLISYDPHHDPDGKLLEAQLQGNGVVGVGIQMDYYFSRMQNGYFGSGSKATHNLTGLFGVMEGGSSDLRTGFAQQMVELHEPMRLLVVVEAGVDTLVAIYQRHAYLRQLLDNGWVLLAAKPPEHNEIHLFEPGKGFVQWQGSVHPLPQAEHSLDWYGGQRGYLPPAWIQGDKTHA, translated from the coding sequence GTGAATCAGACACAGGCCGAGCAGCGTGAGTACCTGCGTGCAGCCATTGCCGGGCTGGAGGCGGTGCTGCCGATACAAGCGCCATTGCAGGATTTTGTCCATTTCAATCCCCTGATGCATTACGAGCACCTGCCGTTTGCGGAAGCACTGCGGCTGGCGCATAAGCACAGCGGTTCGCTGGGCTATTTGCCCGCCAGCGAATACCGGCGGTTTTTCCGTGCCGGGCGCATCACCCAACACGATGTCTTCAGCGTCCTCGCCAGCGAGCCGGACACATACGCCGACCGCGACATTTACCTCACCGCGCTGGCCAATGACATCAAGGCCATCAGCTTCCAGCAGATGCGCTGGCAAGTAGAGGAAAACCGCGCGCTGGAACGTTTCCAGTCCGACGTTGCCTACGAACAACGCGAAAAACTGCTGGCCAGCACCGGGCAGGATGAAACCAGCGCCATCCACAGCCTGTGGGAAGCCTGTCTGGTGAAGCTGGAATTGCATTACGACCTGCCTCATCCGGAAGCCCTGCTCAACCTGCGCCTGGCCGATGTCAACGAAGTCTGGGAACACATCCGCCAGCAGGGGCAAGCCGGTGAGGGAGTAGCAGATGCGGAAAGTTTCATCCACGCCGAAAGCCGCCACTTACTGCACAACCTGCTGGATCAGGTCGGTGAAACCCTCACCCTGCGTAGCCTGTTGCTGAGACTGACCAACACCGACGTGATGGAACAGGTATTGCCACTGCTGGAGCGTTATCTGGCCAGCTGGCTGGATCAAGGCATCGCCGCCATGCGTCCGGTTACGGCGGAAAATGAAGGCTTTTACCACTTCTGGCGCGCAGCCGTACAGCACGACCCCACCCCCTGGCTGGCTGGCATGGAAGACTGGGGCGATTACCTCGATTCCCTGCCTGATGACCCGCTGGAAATCATCCATCAGGAAATGGTACGCATCGGCATCCACAAACAGCACTGGGGCGGCTACCTGCGCGTGCTGGCGCTGGAACTGCCCGGCTGGTCGGGCATGTTCAACTGGCGCGCCAGCAACCCGCATTACCTCGGCATCCCCCGTCAGGCCAGCCTGGAAGACTACCTGGCCGTGCGGCTGGTACTGGAACACCTGTATTGCCGCCAGATCAGCAGCCGCCTGTGGCAAGTCAACGCCACCCTGCACACCATCCGTGGCTATTTCCATCACAACCAGGACGAATTCTTCGTCCGCTACCATGTGTGGAACACCAACCTGCCAGAACACCTGCAACAGCTTGCCCTGCAATTCCTGGATAGCCAGGAAGATGTGCAACCACCTGAATGGCATCAGCTCGCCCACCAGATCCTCACCTGGAACCTCGCCCCCGAAACCGTCATCCCGGTCGGCACCGACATTTACCGCAAGGCATGGCGGCTGTTCCACCTCGCCCAGCATCTCGGTATGGGCGCGCAAGCCTTCAGCTCGTTGGAACGCGGGCGCATCGACCGTCTGTTGGCCATCATGCAGGCACTCGACGACCCCAATACCAGCGGCTATTTATGGTTACGGGCGTATGAGCACCACTATCAGGAAGAAATTTTCAGCGCGGTGTTGAATAAAGGGGTTTCTCTTTCAACCCCTCCCGCCGCCCAACTGATTTTCTGCATGGATGACCGCGAGGAAAGCATCCGCCGTCATCTGGAAGAAATCGCCCCCGACCTCGCAACCCTGGGTGCTGCGGGCGTGTTCGGCCTGCCCAACAACTGGCGCGCGCTGGATGCCGACGGCCCGCTCAAGCTGGCGCAGCCGGTTGTTACCGCCGTGCATGAGTTTCGCGAGGTTCCGGCTGCTGTCGCAGCCGAGGGCGTATTCAATACGCCCCTACAACGACATCAGCAGCGGCAGCGCATTTTTAGGTGGCTGAAACGCCTGAAAAACCACCGGATGCGCCACAATATTGCCACCACCACGCTGGGCTTGCCGCTGCTGGCTGCGTTCGGCCTGCTGGAAATGCTCGGGCGCGGCCTGTTGCCTTCCACTTACCAGCGCTTCATCGGCAACATCCAACACAAACTCAGCGTGCCGCTCAAAACGCGCGTGGCTTACACCGCCAGCGGGGTGCTGGAATACCCCAGCAAGGAACACAACCAGATCGGTCTGAGCCAGGATGAAAAAGTAGAAAAAGTGGCAGCCTTCCTCAAGCTAACCGGCTTGACCAGCGGGTTCGCGCCACTGGTGGTGCTGATGGCGCACCGTTCCCGCCAGCTCAACAACCCGCATATCCTGGGCTACGGCTGTGGGGCGTGCAGCGGACGGTTCGGCGCACCCAACGCGCGTGCTTTCGCCAGCAGTGCCAACGAGCCAGCAGTACGCACGCGGCTGGAGGCTGAACACGGCATCCACATTCCGGACGGTTGCTGGTTCATGGCGGCTGACCACGACACCACCAGCGATGATGTCGACTGGCTGGATACCGACCTGATTCCAACCAACCATCACGCGCTATTCCAACGGGTAAGCCAGCTTACCGAGCAGGCGGCGCGGCAATCGGCGCACGAACGCTGCCGCAAGTTTGCTTCCGCCCCCCTGCATCTGACGCCAGAGCAGGCCAAGCGTCATGTGGAAGGCCGTGCCACCTCCCCCGACCAGACCCGCGCGGAACTGGGGCATCAGGGCTGCGCGGTCGCCTTCATCGGGCGACGTAGCCTCAGCCAAGGCGTGTTCTGGGATCGGCGTTCCTTCCTGATTTCCTACGACCCTCACCATGACCCGGATGGCAAGCTGCTGGAAGCGCAGTTGCAAGGCAACGGCGTGGTCGGGGTCGGCATCCAGATGGACTACTACTTTTCGCGGATGCAAAACGGCTATTTCGGCTCCGGCAGCAAGGCCACCCACAACCTCACCGGCCTGTTCGGGGTGATGGAAGGCGGCTCCAGCGACCTGCGCACCGGCTTTGCCCAGCAGATGGTGGAACTGCACGAACCGATGCGCCTGCTGGTCGTGGTTGAAGCCGGGGTCGACACGCTGGTGGCAATTTACCAACGGCACGCTTACCTACGGCAACTGCTCGACAACGGCTGGGTGCTGCTGGCGGCGAAACCACCCGAGCACAATGAAATTCACCTGTTTGAACCGGGCAAGGGTTTCGTGCAATGGCAGGGTTCCGTGCATCCGCTACCCCAGGCGGAACACTCGCTGGACTGGTACGGCGGGCAGCGGGGGTATTTGCCACCGGCGTGGATACAGGGGGATAAAACCCATGCCTGA
- a CDS encoding DUF1566 domain-containing protein — translation MHQKTITLIMGGGLLFVCANWAMAQSCNINLASTTPSQRFFDHGNGTVTDTRTDLMWKKCLEGQEGSACFGHPDLMPWELAANYAQLASGDKFAGHPGWRLPTLAELESIVDASCQEPAVNLQVFPSMPAAGLWSANQSDPVAWSMDFSKGRSYQNLKVGGKYVRLVRSSR, via the coding sequence ATGCATCAAAAAACGATAACCCTCATCATGGGCGGTGGCCTGCTGTTTGTCTGCGCCAATTGGGCAATGGCGCAAAGCTGCAATATCAATCTGGCGTCGACGACGCCATCCCAGCGTTTCTTTGATCACGGCAATGGCACGGTGACGGATACCCGTACTGATCTAATGTGGAAAAAATGCTTGGAAGGGCAGGAAGGCAGCGCCTGTTTCGGGCATCCCGACCTGATGCCATGGGAGCTGGCGGCCAATTACGCCCAGCTTGCCAGCGGTGATAAGTTTGCTGGCCACCCTGGCTGGCGCTTGCCGACCCTGGCGGAACTGGAAAGCATCGTCGATGCCAGTTGCCAGGAACCGGCAGTCAACCTGCAAGTCTTCCCCAGTATGCCCGCCGCTGGCCTCTGGTCTGCCAACCAGTCCGACCCGGTAGCGTGGAGCATGGATTTCAGTAAAGGCCGTTCTTACCAGAACCTCAAGGTTGGTGGCAAGTATGTTCGCTTGGTGCGCAGCTCACGGTGA
- the bioD gene encoding dethiobiotin synthase: MGMIISALAHWLEHSGIGNARGVFVTGTDTGVGKTRVGVQLIQTLRALGHEVIPRKPVESGWHDNLSQTDAWQLAWAAGLPVAPDQPTPALDSVCPHRFKAALSPPRAAEREGRILKMLDVASACPTRLKDRQYLYVEGAGGFYSPLAHDGLNADLAQTLGLPVVVVAEDKLGCLNHTLLVAEAVKQKGLKLAGVILNQRHPAPEGMDNLGDLRKHLDAPTLGYPFR, encoded by the coding sequence ATGGGAATGATCATTTCCGCGCTCGCGCACTGGCTGGAACATTCAGGCATTGGCAATGCGCGTGGCGTCTTCGTCACCGGTACCGACACCGGCGTAGGCAAAACCCGGGTTGGCGTCCAGCTAATCCAGACCCTGCGGGCGTTGGGGCATGAGGTCATTCCCCGTAAACCGGTGGAATCTGGCTGGCATGACAACCTCAGCCAGACCGACGCTTGGCAACTGGCGTGGGCGGCTGGCCTACCGGTAGCCCCTGACCAACCTACCCCGGCGCTCGATAGCGTATGCCCGCACCGCTTCAAGGCAGCGCTTTCCCCACCCCGGGCGGCGGAACGGGAAGGCAGGATACTGAAAATGCTGGACGTGGCCTCCGCCTGCCCCACCCGGCTAAAAGATCGGCAATATTTGTATGTGGAAGGCGCAGGCGGTTTCTATTCCCCGCTGGCGCATGACGGGCTGAATGCCGATCTGGCGCAAACCCTGGGGTTGCCCGTGGTGGTAGTGGCGGAAGACAAACTGGGCTGCCTGAACCACACCCTGCTGGTGGCAGAAGCGGTCAAACAGAAAGGCTTGAAACTGGCGGGTGTCATCCTCAACCAACGTCACCCCGCCCCGGAAGGCATGGATAACCTCGGCGACTTGCGCAAGCACCTGGATGCGCCTACCTTGGGTTACCCATTCCGCTAG
- a CDS encoding complex I subunit 4 family protein — MTFSEIPAHSPLLAVLQCLPLLAGLLLIRVRGDAAVALASVVSLAQLLLAVNLYWQFDPHQPAGVMQFAERLPLLGAFHYHAAVDGISVLFVLLTTVVNLLSVAFVLVRQLHQSSMLAVMMVIQAVIISLFVTVDLLWFTLMSLLEILLVGYLTKRWPTYHDIQPTLARYLQFMAVGLGLTLFGTLLLGWNYADAHAGRWSFNLYELAGMEFGQNSRVATLVFFALFYGLGIRTPLFPLHGWLPSFMLHGNVATAPIYLLGLKVGVYGLLRFVFPIVPHAVWEWHTVATIFAATGVFYAAFLAMRQQTLRELLAFAVISHTGILTIGLFSLHRMALQGTVLLALNFGLAITGLLLMTGMVWQRTRTTNLGKLGGLLDYIPIVGLAFLVAGLAIVGMPGTPGFDAVHFVLEGSIKRFGALVTVAAALGNLVAAGFLLRAFQRAFLAEPGIDTRRWDKHPAYRAEQVMAGIVILVTLMVGFYSAPWIELISEPVNGLGNLFTAYTDPMQGGSH; from the coding sequence ATGACCTTCAGCGAAATTCCAGCGCATTCACCCTTACTGGCCGTCTTGCAATGCCTGCCATTGCTGGCCGGGTTACTGCTGATCAGGGTACGTGGTGACGCCGCCGTCGCGCTGGCCAGCGTTGTTTCCCTGGCGCAACTGTTGCTGGCCGTGAACCTGTACTGGCAATTTGACCCCCACCAGCCAGCGGGCGTGATGCAGTTTGCGGAACGTTTGCCGCTGCTGGGCGCGTTCCATTATCACGCGGCGGTGGATGGCATCAGTGTCCTGTTCGTATTGCTGACCACCGTGGTCAACCTGTTGAGCGTGGCGTTCGTCCTGGTCAGGCAATTACACCAATCCTCCATGCTGGCAGTCATGATGGTTATCCAGGCGGTCATCATCAGCCTGTTTGTCACGGTGGATTTGCTGTGGTTCACCCTCATGTCGCTGCTGGAAATCCTGCTGGTCGGCTATTTGACCAAACGCTGGCCCACTTATCATGACATCCAGCCAACTTTGGCGCGTTACCTGCAATTCATGGCGGTAGGGCTGGGGTTAACCCTGTTCGGCACGCTGCTGCTGGGCTGGAATTATGCCGATGCGCACGCCGGGCGCTGGAGTTTCAACCTGTATGAACTGGCTGGCATGGAATTCGGGCAAAACAGCCGGGTGGCGACGCTGGTGTTTTTCGCGCTGTTCTATGGGCTGGGGATACGCACGCCGCTGTTCCCCCTGCATGGCTGGCTACCCAGTTTCATGCTGCATGGCAATGTAGCGACTGCGCCCATTTATCTGCTGGGGCTGAAAGTCGGGGTGTATGGCCTGTTGCGTTTCGTGTTTCCGATCGTCCCTCATGCGGTGTGGGAATGGCACACGGTCGCCACCATCTTTGCGGCAACCGGGGTGTTTTACGCCGCGTTTCTGGCCATGCGCCAGCAAACCCTGCGTGAACTGCTGGCGTTTGCGGTCATCAGCCATACCGGCATACTCACCATCGGCCTGTTTAGCTTGCACCGCATGGCCTTGCAAGGCACGGTGCTGCTGGCGCTGAATTTCGGGCTGGCGATTACCGGCCTGCTGCTGATGACCGGCATGGTGTGGCAGCGCACCCGCACCACCAACCTGGGTAAACTGGGCGGCTTACTGGATTACATCCCGATCGTAGGGCTGGCGTTTCTGGTGGCTGGCCTGGCGATTGTGGGGATGCCGGGGACCCCAGGGTTCGATGCCGTGCACTTTGTGCTGGAGGGTTCCATCAAACGTTTTGGGGCGCTGGTGACGGTAGCGGCGGCATTGGGCAACCTGGTGGCGGCAGGCTTCCTGCTGCGGGCTTTCCAGCGGGCATTCCTGGCGGAGCCGGGCATCGATACCCGCCGTTGGGACAAACACCCCGCTTATCGGGCGGAACAGGTGATGGCGGGAATCGTCATACTGGTCACGCTGATGGTGGGTTTCTATTCCGCACCGTGGATTGAGCTAATCAGCGAACCTGTCAATGGCCTGGGCAATCTGTTCACGGCATATACCGACCCGATGCAAGGGGGAAGCCACTGA
- a CDS encoding complex I subunit 4 family protein, whose amino-acid sequence MAHPLILLLLLPIFGALAIALLPNKRTALIRNTAILAAVLTLAYAAFLATQVDFSSSAIQLKTSIVWNKQLGTSFSLGVDGLAFPLVLLTTLLVLMALLASHMITHHIKGYYLLMLLLEAATLGVFMAQDWGLFYVFWELVLIPLFFLIDRWGGKNRQTAALNFVLYTMGGSIFMLLALLVLFDATPTHSFTFEAMAAGAKSVGPTEQILIFLGLLIGLGVKMPLFPLHGWLPLAHVEAPSPVSILLSGILLKMGSYGLLRAIEILPTAALALQGVLFTLGTISLLYGGLLAWRQSDMKKMIAYSSVSHMGVVVIGIATLNVYGMTGAVYQMVAHGLVAGATFMLIGLLYERTHTRDINDYGSLIKVTPRFAFLIILAFVGGVGLPGTAGFIAELHVLIGGFNAWGWAIVLLSLGVLVTAAYSIRTIKHLYTGPVRLDMQQVEDLRLLELVAAGSLMTGTLLLGFYPLPLLDMMHTAVQQLVSHFPPETSAPLSGGFMP is encoded by the coding sequence ATGGCTCACCCACTCATCCTGCTTTTACTTTTGCCCATTTTCGGTGCCCTGGCCATAGCCCTGCTTCCCAACAAGCGCACTGCCCTCATCCGCAATACGGCCATTCTGGCTGCCGTATTAACGCTTGCTTATGCCGCCTTTCTTGCCACACAGGTTGATTTTTCCAGTTCAGCCATCCAGCTCAAAACCAGCATTGTCTGGAACAAGCAGTTAGGCACATCCTTTTCCCTCGGGGTCGACGGCCTCGCCTTCCCGCTGGTGCTACTGACCACCCTGCTGGTGCTGATGGCCTTGCTGGCCTCGCACATGATTACCCACCACATCAAAGGCTATTATTTGCTGATGTTGCTGCTGGAAGCGGCCACCCTGGGCGTGTTCATGGCGCAGGACTGGGGCTTGTTCTACGTATTCTGGGAACTGGTGCTAATCCCACTGTTCTTCCTGATCGACCGTTGGGGCGGCAAAAACCGGCAGACGGCTGCGCTCAATTTCGTCCTGTATACCATGGGCGGCTCCATCTTCATGCTGCTGGCACTACTGGTGCTGTTTGATGCTACCCCAACGCATTCCTTTACTTTCGAAGCAATGGCGGCTGGGGCGAAATCCGTTGGCCCGACCGAACAGATACTGATCTTCCTCGGCCTGTTGATCGGTTTAGGGGTGAAAATGCCGCTGTTCCCACTGCATGGTTGGCTACCGCTGGCGCATGTGGAAGCGCCTAGCCCGGTCAGTATCCTGCTGTCCGGCATCCTGCTGAAAATGGGCTCGTATGGCTTGCTGCGGGCGATTGAAATCCTGCCTACAGCGGCACTCGCCTTACAGGGCGTGCTGTTTACCCTGGGTACAATCAGCCTGCTGTACGGCGGCTTGCTGGCATGGCGGCAGAGCGACATGAAAAAAATGATCGCCTATTCCTCCGTCAGCCACATGGGGGTGGTGGTGATCGGCATTGCCACCCTGAACGTGTACGGCATGACTGGCGCGGTCTACCAGATGGTGGCACACGGGCTGGTGGCGGGCGCGACCTTCATGCTGATTGGCCTGCTGTATGAGCGTACCCATACCCGCGACATCAACGACTACGGCTCGCTGATCAAGGTGACGCCACGGTTCGCCTTCCTGATCATCCTCGCCTTTGTCGGCGGGGTAGGCTTACCGGGTACAGCCGGTTTCATTGCGGAACTGCATGTGCTGATTGGCGGCTTCAACGCCTGGGGCTGGGCCATCGTGCTGCTGTCACTGGGCGTGCTGGTAACAGCGGCTTACAGCATCCGCACCATCAAGCACCTGTACACCGGCCCGGTACGGCTGGACATGCAGCAGGTGGAAGACCTGCGCCTGCTGGAACTGGTGGCGGCAGGCAGCCTGATGACAGGTACCCTGCTGCTGGGTTTCTACCCCTTACCACTGCTGGATATGATGCATACTGCCGTACAGCAACTGGTCAGCCACTTTCCGCCTGAAACCAGCGCGCCACTGTCCGGAGGGTTCATGCCGTGA
- a CDS encoding proton-conducting transporter membrane subunit codes for MPDILLLLIPALPLLTAVLIALLTLSGWNRGDGGERFTAWLTQTACFLSLLLVLAADATYLLNGATERHVMLLRWLHSGMYNASISFTLDTLSLSMATLTALVALLVTRFSVSYLHREPGFQRFFMVMMIFTAAMQLIALAGSAMLTFIGWELAGASSYLLIAYNWQGKVATNNATRAFVTNRIGDAGFLLGMFMAFALFRSTEWDVLLVPQPQASGMLVGVTALGFMAAALVKSAQFPFSAWITRALEGPTPSSAVFYGSLMVHAGVYLLLRIQPLLEQAPALQYLLLAVGGLTLLYGWLGGLAQTDIKTSLLFSTLAQTGLMLVEIALGWYTLALVHLLLHAVWRAYQFLHSPSFALHTNWQTAPAAPRWLSKRRWLHNAALQRFWLDPLADWLFVKPTMALSQEAQVFDGQILDKLSGTPSHHGGISTLADMQALQQGKLRLESSIGRGSGLLGKLMQWAAEQLEWLEERLLLQQQGGNATAMLSRLGRYLDRIERLLNQPRYLVLLIAATLVVIF; via the coding sequence ATGCCTGACATACTGCTACTCCTAATCCCCGCCCTGCCGCTACTGACAGCGGTTCTTATTGCCCTGCTGACGCTTTCCGGCTGGAACCGTGGCGATGGTGGCGAACGTTTCACCGCATGGTTGACGCAAACGGCGTGCTTCCTCAGCCTGCTGCTAGTGCTGGCGGCGGATGCAACTTACCTGCTGAACGGGGCTACCGAGCGGCATGTCATGCTGTTGCGATGGCTGCACAGTGGCATGTACAACGCCAGCATCAGTTTCACCCTCGATACCCTGAGCCTGAGCATGGCCACGCTGACAGCTCTGGTGGCGCTGTTGGTGACGCGCTTTTCGGTCAGTTACCTGCACCGCGAACCGGGTTTCCAGCGTTTTTTCATGGTAATGATGATATTCACGGCGGCGATGCAACTGATCGCGCTGGCAGGTAGCGCCATGCTGACTTTTATCGGCTGGGAACTGGCCGGGGCAAGTTCCTACCTGCTGATCGCTTACAACTGGCAAGGCAAGGTGGCGACCAACAACGCCACCCGCGCCTTCGTCACCAACCGGATTGGCGACGCCGGGTTCCTGCTGGGCATGTTCATGGCCTTCGCCCTGTTCCGCAGCACGGAATGGGATGTGCTGCTGGTTCCGCAACCGCAAGCTTCCGGCATGTTGGTCGGGGTAACGGCGCTGGGTTTCATGGCCGCAGCGCTGGTGAAATCGGCGCAGTTCCCGTTTTCAGCCTGGATCACGCGCGCGCTGGAAGGGCCAACCCCTTCCAGCGCGGTGTTCTATGGCTCCCTCATGGTACATGCCGGGGTTTACCTGTTGCTGCGTATCCAGCCACTGCTGGAACAGGCTCCGGCACTGCAATACCTGCTGCTGGCAGTGGGTGGGCTGACCCTCCTGTACGGCTGGCTGGGCGGGCTGGCGCAAACTGACATCAAGACTTCGCTGCTGTTTTCCACCCTGGCGCAAACCGGCTTGATGCTGGTGGAAATCGCCCTCGGCTGGTACACGCTGGCGCTGGTTCACCTGCTGCTGCACGCCGTGTGGAGGGCTTACCAGTTCCTGCATTCGCCGTCATTCGCGCTGCACACCAACTGGCAAACCGCACCTGCTGCGCCACGCTGGCTCAGTAAACGCCGTTGGCTGCACAATGCCGCCTTGCAACGCTTCTGGCTGGATCCGCTGGCCGACTGGCTGTTCGTCAAACCAACCATGGCGCTGTCACAGGAAGCGCAGGTATTCGACGGGCAAATCCTGGACAAGCTCAGCGGTACACCCTCTCATCACGGTGGCATTTCCACCCTGGCGGACATGCAGGCATTGCAACAGGGCAAACTGCGGCTGGAAAGCAGCATCGGACGTGGTTCCGGCCTGTTGGGCAAGCTGATGCAATGGGCTGCGGAACAACTGGAATGGTTGGAAGAGCGCCTGTTGCTGCAACAGCAAGGCGGCAACGCCACGGCCATGCTCAGTCGGCTGGGCCGTTATCTGGACCGGATTGAGCGCCTGCTCAACCAGCCCCGCTATCTGGTGCTATTGATAGCGGCCACCCTGGTGGTGATTTTTTAG
- a CDS encoding complex I subunit 4 family protein: MQALVNLNFPWLSLILLMLPMGAVLTALFPGKEARWAALTTAILTLGVSLVAVAGFDSAQTGFQLVETTPWMPDLGIAYRLGIDGLSVLFLPFTALLFIGVILASWNAIRTLPRLYFALLLVLECTIMGIFTALDTILFFLFWELTLLPLFFLISLWGSGANRRYAGVKYSLFMLAGGLPLLIGFVVLAIHHPGGMSFAYVDLLQESRDYGVQVTVFFLLLVGFGVKIPLFPLHTWLPVVAQEGPATTVALLTGLKVGAYGLLRFALPLVPQAAHEFQWVLVGLGMIGVLYGAVAALSQTSLRRMLAFASLSHVGMVVLGMASFSQQGLQGAVFQLLNFTLVAGGLFLITGFLHQRTGSTEILSLGGVAKSMPLLASLFFFLGLAGIGMPATSGFPAEFLLIMSVLETHTGAGLVVLFVVVLGAAYFLNFYRKAFLGEARHAIIRDAPDLKRRELGVLLLMVILVLVFGFYPQGILDITETSSQYWVSLMLPVDVSP; this comes from the coding sequence ATGCAAGCTCTGGTAAACCTGAATTTTCCCTGGTTGAGCCTGATACTGCTGATGCTGCCCATGGGAGCCGTGCTGACAGCCCTGTTTCCAGGCAAGGAGGCGCGCTGGGCAGCGTTGACGACCGCCATCCTGACGCTGGGTGTGTCGTTGGTGGCAGTGGCAGGTTTCGACTCCGCACAGACCGGTTTCCAGTTGGTGGAAACCACGCCGTGGATGCCGGATCTGGGCATTGCCTACCGGCTGGGCATTGACGGCCTGTCGGTGCTGTTCCTGCCATTTACCGCACTGTTGTTCATTGGCGTGATCCTGGCGTCATGGAATGCGATCCGCACCTTGCCACGCCTGTATTTTGCGCTGCTGCTGGTGCTGGAATGCACCATCATGGGCATTTTCACCGCGCTGGATACCATCCTGTTCTTCCTGTTCTGGGAGCTGACGCTGCTGCCGCTGTTTTTCCTCATCAGCTTGTGGGGCAGTGGCGCGAACCGGCGTTATGCAGGGGTGAAATACAGCCTGTTCATGCTGGCGGGTGGCTTGCCGTTGCTGATCGGTTTTGTGGTGTTGGCGATCCATCATCCGGGCGGGATGAGTTTTGCCTACGTCGACCTGTTGCAGGAAAGCCGGGATTACGGGGTGCAGGTGACGGTGTTTTTCCTGTTGCTGGTGGGTTTCGGGGTGAAGATACCGCTGTTTCCGCTGCATACCTGGCTACCGGTGGTGGCGCAAGAAGGGCCGGCCACCACGGTGGCGCTGCTGACGGGGTTGAAAGTGGGCGCGTATGGCTTGCTGCGTTTCGCCTTGCCACTGGTACCGCAAGCAGCGCATGAGTTCCAGTGGGTGCTGGTGGGGCTGGGCATGATCGGCGTGCTGTATGGCGCGGTAGCGGCACTGAGCCAGACCAGTTTGCGGCGGATGCTGGCGTTTGCATCACTGAGCCATGTGGGGATGGTGGTGCTGGGGATGGCGTCATTCAGTCAGCAAGGCTTGCAAGGAGCCGTGTTCCAGTTGCTGAATTTTACGCTGGTGGCGGGCGGTTTGTTCCTGATCACCGGGTTCCTGCACCAGCGTACTGGCTCGACCGAAATCCTCAGTCTGGGTGGAGTGGCGAAATCCATGCCGTTGCTGGCATCGCTGTTCTTCTTTTTGGGGCTGGCGGGGATCGGGATGCCTGCCACCAGCGGTTTCCCGGCGGAATTCCTGCTGATCATGAGCGTGCTGGAAACGCATACCGGCGCGGGGCTGGTGGTGCTGTTTGTGGTAGTGCTGGGTGCTGCGTATTTCCTCAATTTCTACCGCAAGGCGTTTCTGGGGGAGGCGCGCCACGCCATTATCCGTGATGCGCCTGACCTGAAGCGGCGGGAACTGGGCGTCCTGCTGCTGATGGTGATACTGGTGCTGGTGTTCGGCTTCTACCCACAGGGGATTCTGGATATAACCGAAACCAGCAGCCAGTATTGGGTGAGCCTGATGCTGCCGGTGGATGTTTCACCGTGA